The Pseudomonas moraviensis genome contains the following window.
CAAACGCCAGCGACAACCCCGCAGCGCTGGTGACCGCAGCCGCCAGCATGCAAAAACCGACCAGGAAGGAGATGAGCGGCGATTTGAACGCCTTTTCCGCGAACACCGAAGCCGCGCCGGCGTGGGGATATTTGGTCACCAGCTCCGCGTAGGAACCCGCCGTCAACATGGCAAAGAACAGCGCAATCAGCAGCGGCACCCAAATCGCGCCGCCCACCTCCCCTGCGATCGTTCCGGCGAGAGCATAAACCCCCGCCCCCAGAACATCGCCGAGAATAAACAGAAACAGCATCGGGAAAGTGATAGCCCGGCGCAGAGAAGTTTTATCAGTGGGAGCCGTCACGGTCATTCCTTGGTTCAGGTGTGGAGGAGCTGGAGGGTTGTCACCTCAAACAATGGAAATGGCGCCGAAAGCAAAGTTCAAAATCTGTGATGGGATGAACCGGAGTACAAAGTGCCTCCCCTGTAGGAGTGAGCCTGCTCGCGAAGACTCCAGCCCAGTCAACACACAACATCAGCCAAACCCAATTTCCTAAACACCTCGTTTAAAAGCGATATCCAGACCATGCCAGCAAGCTACAACGCCTTGCGCCATTGCCTACGACTACGCCAGAATCCGCCGGCTTGTGCGCCTCGGGCCGTGGTTCTATCGTTGGCCGGTCACTGAAAAACAGTGATCGGGTTTGGTAGCCCGCTTTCCACATGGCGCATAACGTCACCGTCTGCAGATGCTTTCGCATCGGTTTTATGGTGGCCATGCGCAGGGCGTTTTCGAGCGCGCCGGTTTTTCCATGTGGGCCGGTCTACCAACCTTCGTATGGCCACCACCCTTCGTTTGGTAGCGAGAGTGATGGCTCCCTTGGTCACATATGGAGCTTCACCATGTTCAAAGTAACGCCTAACCCGCCACAGTCGGACCCAACCTCGCCCTACGAATCTCTCGACTCAAAAAAACTCCACGAAGCCGCCGACCGCGCCCTCGACCACTACCTCAAACCCACCGACATCATCAAAACCACGCCCTACCAGACCAGCAGCATGTTCCTCGCCAATTCGAAAACCGCGACCGAAGAATTGCTGGTCAACGCCAGCGAATCGCTGGGCTCGGCCTCGGTGATGTTGAGTGATGTGATCGGGATGGTTGAAGGATCTGCGCGCAAGACGCTGCAAGGTATCGCGCAGGTCGTCATGCTCGGCGAGCTGGCGGTTAATCAGGCGTTGGATAACGTCGTGCCGGTGGAGTAACCGAAAACGCCCTGTTACCGGTGAGGTGCAGAGCTTCAAATACAAGCGATGAAGGTCGGGCGTACGCTTATGTCCCGCCCCCCACCGCGCTCATCACAAGAGCCCAGCCTTGCGCTGGCTCTTGCCGTTTAGTGGCAGTGGTAGTCGTTGGTTTTATGGTTGCGATGGCAACCCTTCGAGTCAGTGCCACCGCTGTGCGCAAAGGCAGCAACGGATGTAATCGACAATATGGCGGCAATCAGAATGGCGGACAGTTTCATCAGGGCTTGCTCCATGCTCGTGTTTTTATTGTTGTGAGAGGCCTCACGCATTGCAGCGTATGGCCAGGTGCCTTCATTGAGCAAGCGACTTTTCCGGAGATTCGATCAAAGGTCGAGTGCTTATTTATTGAGCTACTCCCGTCTCTGGCTTAGGATGACCTATAATCCCCCCCAGGGGGATATAAAATCGTCTGCAAACCAGAGCTCGTCGCTTCTTTTTCTGCGGGAAGCCTCAGTGAGCAGATAGGCACACGCGTCTGCATTCGAGATTGCTCATGTTGAAAATTCTGGCCAACCGAACCTACCGTCATCTCTTCCTTGCGCAAGTGATCGCACTCGTCGGGACTGGTCTTGCCACGGTCGCATTGGGCCTGCTTGCGTTCGATCTGGCCGGAGCCCAAGCGGGAGCCGTACTCGGTACGGCGTTGGCAATCAAAATGACCGCCTACATTGGCGTTGCGCCGATCGCCGCGGCTTTTGCAGAGCGACTTCCCCGGCGTGCAATGTTGGTGTCGCTGGACCTGGTGCGAGCCTTCGTCGCGTTGGCTCTGCCGTTCGTGACGGAAATCTGGCAAATCTACGTACTGATCTTCGTCCTTCAATCAGCTTCGGCAGCGTTCACTCCCACGTTTCAAGCGACTATTCCAGACATCCTGCCGGATGAAGACGATTACACCCGCGCCTTGTCGCTATCGCGCCTGGCTTACGATCTTGAAAGTGTTGCCAGCCCGATGCTCGCCGCCGCGTTGCTGACCGTGATCAGCTTCCACAACCTGTTCGCCGGCACGGTCATCGGCTTCCTGGCCTCTGCTGCTTTGGTTGCCACGGTATTGTTGCCAAAGGCGAAGCAGATACCACGACGCAGCATTTACGAACGAACCACTCGAGGTATGCGCATATTTCTGGCCACACCGCGTTTGCGTGGGCTATTGGCTCTCAATCTGACAGTGGCTGCCGCCAGTGCCATGGTTATCGTCAATACGGTGGTGTTGGTGCAATCGCGCTTCGCTCTGCCTCAAAGCTCGACCGCATTGGCGCTGGCTGCGTTTGGAGGTGGCTCGATGGTTTCAGCACTGGTCTTGCCTCGGCTGCTGAACAACATCAAAGATCGAACGGCCATGCTGGCTGGCGGTGGAATACTGGTCGCAGGCTTACTGGTTGGCATCAGCCTGACCACTTATAGCTTCCTTCTGCCGCTATGGCTGGTGCTGGGGGTGGGCTATTCGCTGGCTCAAACGCCAAGCGGTCGACTATTGCGACGCTCGGCACATGCCGAAGACCGGCCGGCATTGTTCGCCGCCCAATTTGCGTTATCCCATGCCTGCTGGCTGATTACCTACCCATTGGCTGGGTGGTTGGGCGCGAATATCAGTCTCACTGCGTCATTTGTCGGGCTGGCTTTGTTGGCATGTGCTGCGCTGGTGGTCGGTATCGTGATTTGGCGTCCAGCTCATGACCAGGAGTCGATCAGACATACCCACGAGAACCTGCCGAAAGATGACGCACACATCCACGGCCAAGAAGGTCCGGATCACCAACATCCATACGTGATCGATGACCAGCATCGCCGATGGCCCAACCGGTGATCGTGACCAGGAGACTTGATACTACTATTGACCAACCTCGTAAGCCTCCGAGCAAAATAGCGCTCGGGAGATACAGCCAGACTTGAGCCTCGCCCTGTCGTGGGAGTTCAGCAAAATCGGGCATGACCTAAAGGTACTTGGTGATTTGTTTAAAGGCTTCCAGCGGTGCCCGCTCACCATTGTTCAACGCCGAGACGGTGTCCTCCAGGCAATGATCGATGTGATCCTGGATGAGTGTTCGTTTGGCCTGGCAGATCGCTTTCTCAACCGCATGAAGCTGCTGAGCGATATCCACGCACTGACGCCCTTCTTCGATCATGGTGATGATGCCGCGCAAATGACCGTCCGCTCGCTTGAGGCGCTTGATGATCGCCTCGTGACTCTGGTGGGTATGGGGATGGCTGTGTTCGTGTTCTTGCTCACTCATGACTTGAGGCCCGGGCTTCGATGAATTATGCTCGCATCCTATCCCCCCCAAGGGGATACGGTCAAACATGAGAAAGCCCCATCAAACAGGCCGAAAACCGAATTCCATGTTCAACAGGACACTGACAACGACGGTGGTAATCGCGCTTGCACTCGCCATGTTCATGGCTTGGGCCGGGCATACCTATTCGTTGTCGGTGCCGTCGCAACAGCCAGCGTGGGAGATCACTCAAGACGCCCATCACTCTCACGGCAAAGAAGTTTCATCCGGCCACTCAATTCTTTCGGAACACTATCACTCGCCACTGACTCCTGATCATCAGCACGAAACGCCGCAACTCACGGCCGCATTGATGCTGGCGACCTCGCCAATGCCATCGATGCGAGTCGATGCACTTCGACACGCTGTTCCCCCGCCGCCGATATTCCTGATCGAGCGCCCGCCACGTCCTTCGTTCGCATCCTGACCATGGCCGCCATGCGGCCCAAGATCTTCAAGGAGGGCTGCTAACCCTGCGTACGTGTCCGCTTTTGGCCGAAAGCGGCCAGCAGCAAGAATCCGACCTGACCACTAAAGAAAGCTGAAACTACAGCTCCAAACCGGAGCCCCGAATCCCCATTTCTCGGCAAATCTCGCTGTCAGGCGCGCCCAAGTCCGCAGACGCTCCCTCCCGTGAGCGCACCGGCACCCAGCCTGCATTGCTCCCGCCGAGGCGGATCGGCAGGCCCCAACCAGGGCAACATCCGATCTTCGCTACCCCATCGACTGACACCCTTTTCAACCAGAATGCTGGGCAAAGTCTGCTTGTGCACGCGATTCTTGGTTCACCTCAAGCCATTTCGTATGATGAGCAACCTAAGTTTGGGATGCTTGGCGTGAAATCATCATCAAAAAAAGCTTCAACCACTCCGCCCGTACCAACCGGCGTCACCCAGAATTTAAGCGAGGCTGTAAATCAACTTTCTTGGGACGATTTGCGAATCATTAAAACGCTAAGTGAATGCGGCAATAGAGCCACGACTGCAAAGAGGTTGGGGATCAATGTATCCACCGTATCGCGTCGTGTGGCTCAAGTGGAAAAGACACTTGGGGTCGCCCTATTTGACCACCGTCGCTCGGGGTACATGCTGACGCCCGAGGGCATTGAGTTAAGGGCCCTCGCCGAACGCGTCGAGCTTGATATCGTGAGCGTCACGCGTCGAGTTTCTCGGGCAGGTCAAGGGCTACTTGGAAAACTTAGGATCACTACTAGCGACTCCCTGCTGCTGTATTTCCTCACGCCGATCATCGCCGACTTCAAGGCGCTTAATGAAGGAATTGCCATGGAGGTTCTGGTTGGCAACGAGACGTTAAGTCTCGCTCGCGATGAATCTGATGTAGCGGTGAGAGCGACCACAAATCCTGCCGAAAGTCTCGTCGGGCGCAAGCTCGCTTCGATTGCATGGGCGCCTTATGGCAGCATAAAACAAGCGACTACTATCCCGTTCGCAGAAGGCCAACCGTGGGTGTCCTATTCCGCAGGATTATGTGGATTGAAAGCTAAGAGCTACGTCGAGGACAGAGTCAGCGCCGACTGTATTTCTTATCGCACCGACTCAGTCGCGGCGGCGAGCGTCGCCATTGCGGCAGGCCTTGGTTATGGGTTTCTGCCGTGCATGCTGGGAGACATTACGCCTGGGTTAACACGCGTCGGGCCAGTTGTGCGCGAACTACAGGATGAGCTCTGGCTGCTTACGCATCAGGACATTCGAAAGTCATGGAGAGTAAAGGCGTTCATGACTTTTTGTGCAGCAGCCGTAGCGCATCAAAAGC
Protein-coding sequences here:
- a CDS encoding DUF6124 family protein, translated to MFKVTPNPPQSDPTSPYESLDSKKLHEAADRALDHYLKPTDIIKTTPYQTSSMFLANSKTATEELLVNASESLGSASVMLSDVIGMVEGSARKTLQGIAQVVMLGELAVNQALDNVVPVE
- a CDS encoding YHYH domain-containing protein, which gives rise to MKLSAILIAAILSITSVAAFAHSGGTDSKGCHRNHKTNDYHCH
- a CDS encoding MFS transporter; translation: MLKILANRTYRHLFLAQVIALVGTGLATVALGLLAFDLAGAQAGAVLGTALAIKMTAYIGVAPIAAAFAERLPRRAMLVSLDLVRAFVALALPFVTEIWQIYVLIFVLQSASAAFTPTFQATIPDILPDEDDYTRALSLSRLAYDLESVASPMLAAALLTVISFHNLFAGTVIGFLASAALVATVLLPKAKQIPRRSIYERTTRGMRIFLATPRLRGLLALNLTVAAASAMVIVNTVVLVQSRFALPQSSTALALAAFGGGSMVSALVLPRLLNNIKDRTAMLAGGGILVAGLLVGISLTTYSFLLPLWLVLGVGYSLAQTPSGRLLRRSAHAEDRPALFAAQFALSHACWLITYPLAGWLGANISLTASFVGLALLACAALVVGIVIWRPAHDQESIRHTHENLPKDDAHIHGQEGPDHQHPYVIDDQHRRWPNR
- a CDS encoding metal-sensing transcriptional repressor, with product MSEQEHEHSHPHTHQSHEAIIKRLKRADGHLRGIITMIEEGRQCVDIAQQLHAVEKAICQAKRTLIQDHIDHCLEDTVSALNNGERAPLEAFKQITKYL
- a CDS encoding LysR family transcriptional regulator, whose protein sequence is MLGVKSSSKKASTTPPVPTGVTQNLSEAVNQLSWDDLRIIKTLSECGNRATTAKRLGINVSTVSRRVAQVEKTLGVALFDHRRSGYMLTPEGIELRALAERVELDIVSVTRRVSRAGQGLLGKLRITTSDSLLLYFLTPIIADFKALNEGIAMEVLVGNETLSLARDESDVAVRATTNPAESLVGRKLASIAWAPYGSIKQATTIPFAEGQPWVSYSAGLCGLKAKSYVEDRVSADCISYRTDSVAAASVAIAAGLGYGFLPCMLGDITPGLTRVGPVVRELQDELWLLTHQDIRKSWRVKAFMTFCAAAVAHQKPLIEGQLDLPVAQRETGSVS